A single region of the Microlunatus panaciterrae genome encodes:
- a CDS encoding PP2C family protein-serine/threonine phosphatase codes for MTPDPALTPEPALTPDPALTPDSAGEQQRPPLALHFVTHSEIGLVRKNNQDSGYATSYLLVVADGMGGAAAGDLASAVAIDSIRRIDGPVDGEQMLTRLTQAIELANDRIADLVEDDYALEGMGTTVTGALFDGNSLGLAHIGDSRAYLLRDGQLERLTHDHSWVQSLVDEGKISEEEAAVHPHRSLLLKVLNGQPANDPDTTMLTVQPGDRLLFCSDGLCGLVEDPEIAQALQLPDLESAMNRLVEDALTEGGIDNITVIVAEVVEAGPTEGEFVLGAAADRDIPAVEPRSRAAAAGAVSDEVEDTMTGLERTPGAAAADDIEDEARYDPQPPSKRRWARPLVGLLVLLLIAAAGLSAGYAWTRTQFYVGESTGRVAIFRGLTGVPLSQLYEVQDLTVASLPQYYREKVQAGIEVADLEGARQTVAELQDAARACGQPKGPSASATPSAPNPSKKPTPSRKPSAKATTAKPSAGAKTGTVKTPRTPTPTPSSTSPTGPNC; via the coding sequence ATGACGCCAGACCCCGCCCTCACTCCGGAGCCAGCCCTCACTCCGGATCCAGCCCTGACGCCCGACTCCGCTGGCGAGCAGCAGCGGCCCCCGCTGGCGTTGCACTTCGTCACCCACTCCGAGATCGGGCTGGTTCGCAAGAACAACCAGGACTCCGGCTACGCGACCTCCTATCTGCTGGTGGTCGCCGACGGCATGGGCGGCGCGGCTGCCGGTGACCTCGCCTCAGCAGTGGCCATCGACTCGATCCGCCGGATCGACGGGCCGGTCGACGGCGAGCAGATGCTCACCCGGCTGACCCAGGCCATCGAACTGGCCAACGACCGGATCGCTGACCTGGTCGAGGACGACTACGCCCTCGAGGGGATGGGGACCACGGTCACCGGCGCCCTGTTCGACGGCAACAGCCTGGGCCTGGCCCACATCGGCGACAGCCGGGCCTACCTGCTCCGCGACGGGCAGCTGGAGCGTCTCACCCACGATCACAGTTGGGTCCAGTCGCTGGTCGACGAGGGCAAGATCTCCGAGGAGGAGGCAGCGGTGCACCCACACCGCTCGCTGCTGCTGAAGGTCCTCAACGGCCAGCCCGCCAACGACCCGGACACGACGATGCTCACCGTCCAGCCCGGCGACCGACTGCTGTTCTGCAGTGACGGACTCTGCGGCCTGGTCGAGGACCCGGAGATCGCCCAGGCTCTGCAGCTGCCGGATCTGGAGTCGGCGATGAACCGGCTGGTCGAGGATGCCCTGACCGAGGGCGGCATCGACAACATCACCGTGATCGTCGCCGAGGTGGTCGAGGCCGGCCCCACCGAGGGGGAGTTCGTCCTCGGCGCCGCGGCCGACCGGGACATACCGGCTGTCGAACCACGCAGCCGCGCGGCCGCCGCGGGCGCGGTGAGCGACGAGGTCGAGGACACCATGACCGGCCTCGAGCGGACCCCGGGTGCCGCTGCGGCGGACGACATCGAGGATGAGGCCCGATATGACCCGCAGCCGCCGAGCAAGCGGCGCTGGGCCCGGCCGCTGGTCGGTCTGCTGGTGCTGCTGCTGATCGCCGCCGCCGGGTTGAGCGCCGGTTACGCCTGGACGCGCACCCAGTTCTACGTCGGCGAGTCCACCGGCCGGGTCGCCATCTTCCGCGGCCTCACCGGCGTCCCGCTGTCGCAGCTGTACGAGGTCCAGGATCTGACCGTGGCCAGCCTCCCCCAGTACTACCGGGAGAAGGTGCAGGCGGGGATCGAGGTCGCCGATCTCGAGGGAGCCCGACAGACCGTGGCTGAGCTCCAGGATGCGGCCCGTGCCTGCGGCCAGCCGAAGGGCCCGTCGGCCAGCGCGACACCGTCGGCGCCTAACCCGTCAAAGAAGCCGACCCCGTCGAGGAAGCCATCGGCGAAGGCAACCACCGCAAAGCCGTCCGCCGGCGCCAAGACCGGCACCGTCAAGACGCCACGGACGCCGACGCCGACGCCGAGCAGCACGTCGCCCACGGGTCCGAACTGCTGA
- a CDS encoding FHA domain-containing protein FhaB/FipA — translation MSEITLTIIKVLFLALLWLFILSAVSVIRSDLFGKPVATADQNPAQRLENPPPPGKAKRSKRPKGQPRVLTITGGTQSGESAELAGGMVMIGRGADCQLILEDDYVSTRHARVLTSDGGYYIEDLGSTNGTYVNGQRITSPTTITMSDTVRIGKTVMRLEP, via the coding sequence ATGTCTGAGATCACCCTCACCATCATCAAGGTGCTCTTCCTGGCCCTGCTGTGGCTGTTCATCCTCTCCGCCGTCTCCGTGATCCGCAGCGACCTGTTCGGCAAGCCGGTCGCGACCGCCGACCAGAACCCTGCCCAGAGACTGGAGAACCCGCCTCCTCCGGGCAAGGCGAAGCGGTCGAAGCGACCCAAGGGCCAGCCCCGGGTGCTGACGATCACCGGCGGCACCCAGAGCGGCGAGTCCGCCGAGCTGGCCGGGGGCATGGTGATGATCGGGCGCGGAGCTGACTGCCAGCTCATCCTCGAGGACGACTACGTCTCAACCCGGCATGCGCGGGTGCTGACCTCCGACGGCGGCTACTACATCGAGGACCTCGGCTCCACCAACGGCACCTACGTGAACGGGCAGCGGATCACCTCCCCGACCACCATCACGATGTCCGACACCGTACGCATCGGCAAGACCGTGATGAGACTGGAGCCGTGA
- a CDS encoding FhaA domain-containing protein: protein MGVFERFEKRIEGAVNGVFARAFKGDVQPVEIAARLQRELDAEAKLMSRDRRLVPNEFVVGLSQHDHDKLAPYSKTLSEELAGELKSHASEMGYVFNGPIMIHLQLDESLPIGRFTVESDAVAGVEADRSQLDTAAIHRSQLVLEVNGMRHALQPPGLVIGRGTDADLRINDPGISRLHAEIRVSGSGSTLHIDIVDLGSTNGIIVNGQRVRQATLTEGSRIEIGSTRMLVHAPAGR, encoded by the coding sequence ATGGGAGTCTTCGAACGTTTCGAGAAGCGCATCGAGGGTGCGGTCAACGGTGTGTTCGCACGCGCCTTCAAGGGTGACGTGCAGCCGGTCGAGATCGCCGCCCGCCTGCAGCGCGAGCTCGACGCCGAAGCCAAGCTCATGTCCCGAGACCGCCGGTTGGTGCCCAACGAGTTCGTCGTCGGGTTGTCGCAGCACGACCACGACAAGCTCGCTCCCTACAGCAAGACCCTCTCCGAAGAGCTGGCCGGCGAGCTCAAGTCGCACGCCTCCGAGATGGGCTACGTCTTCAACGGCCCCATCATGATCCACCTGCAGCTCGACGAGTCCCTCCCGATCGGCCGGTTCACGGTGGAGTCCGACGCCGTGGCCGGGGTCGAGGCGGACCGGAGCCAGCTCGACACGGCCGCCATCCACCGCTCCCAGCTCGTCCTTGAGGTCAACGGGATGCGGCATGCGCTGCAGCCGCCCGGCCTGGTGATCGGCCGCGGCACTGACGCCGACCTCCGGATCAACGACCCGGGCATCTCGCGGCTTCATGCCGAGATCCGGGTCAGCGGGTCAGGTTCGACCCTGCACATCGACATCGTCGACCTCGGCTCCACCAACGGGATCATCGTCAACGGCCAGCGCGTCCGGCAAGCCACTCTGACCGAGGGGTCACGGATCGAGATCGGGTCCACCCGGATGCTCGTCCATGCCCCTGCCGGGCGCTGA
- a CDS encoding 2TM domain-containing protein, protein MTERDDYSTVEPEPALGTTTSDARAAAIRSLKKKREFISHLLAYVLVNALLVTIWLITAIPSGAWFPWPLIPMMGWGIGLGFHAAATYGPASRPVTEEAIRREMERLGRR, encoded by the coding sequence ATGACAGAGAGAGACGACTACTCCACAGTCGAACCGGAACCGGCTCTGGGCACGACCACGAGCGATGCACGCGCTGCGGCGATTCGCAGCCTGAAGAAGAAGCGCGAGTTCATCAGCCACCTGTTGGCTTATGTGCTGGTGAACGCCCTGCTGGTCACCATCTGGCTGATCACAGCCATCCCCTCCGGGGCGTGGTTTCCGTGGCCGCTGATCCCGATGATGGGCTGGGGCATCGGCCTCGGCTTCCACGCAGCGGCCACGTACGGCCCGGCGAGCCGGCCGGTGACGGAAGAGGCGATCCGCAGAGAGATGGAGCGTCTCGGCCGGCGGTGA
- a CDS encoding aminoglycoside phosphotransferase family protein has translation MTQRDGEERPTIDEHLARRLVDEQFPHWRHLPVTPVEVSGWDNRTFRLGDELTIRLPSAAGYSLQVDKEQQWLPILAPQLPLPIPTPVSQGNPGLGYPFSWSVYRWLDGETAGPGTIADLTQFATSLAEFLVALQGIDANGGPEAGPHNFFRGGPLATYEEEALRSIDVLGDEIPRDAALAVWDDATSSSWQGEPVWFHGDVAVGNLLVRDGRLSAVIDFGTSGVGDPACDVVIAWTLLAGRSRDAFRGSLGVDAATWSRGRGWALWKALITLVGLLESDPAAAAEPRRVIAEVLADHAQQL, from the coding sequence GTGACCCAGCGCGACGGCGAGGAACGACCGACCATCGACGAGCACCTGGCCCGGCGGCTGGTGGACGAGCAGTTCCCGCACTGGCGGCACCTCCCGGTCACCCCGGTCGAGGTCAGCGGATGGGACAACCGGACCTTCCGCCTCGGTGACGAGCTGACCATCCGGCTGCCCAGTGCCGCCGGGTACTCACTACAGGTGGACAAGGAGCAGCAGTGGCTGCCCATTCTTGCCCCCCAGCTCCCGCTGCCCATTCCGACACCGGTGTCGCAGGGCAACCCGGGTCTGGGTTACCCCTTCTCCTGGTCGGTCTACCGCTGGCTGGACGGCGAGACCGCCGGTCCCGGCACGATCGCCGACCTGACCCAGTTCGCCACCTCCCTGGCCGAGTTCCTGGTCGCACTGCAGGGCATCGACGCCAACGGCGGGCCGGAAGCCGGCCCGCACAACTTCTTCCGTGGTGGCCCGTTGGCGACGTACGAGGAGGAGGCGCTGCGTTCGATCGACGTACTGGGAGACGAGATCCCCCGCGACGCAGCCCTTGCAGTCTGGGACGACGCGACCAGTTCCAGTTGGCAGGGTGAGCCGGTCTGGTTCCACGGCGATGTCGCGGTCGGCAACCTGTTGGTGCGGGACGGCCGGCTGAGCGCGGTGATCGACTTCGGGACCTCAGGTGTGGGTGACCCCGCCTGTGACGTCGTGATCGCCTGGACGCTGCTGGCAGGACGGAGCCGAGACGCCTTCCGCGGCTCCCTCGGAGTCGACGCCGCCACCTGGTCCCGCGGTCGAGGATGGGCGTTGTGGAAGGCCCTCATCACCCTGGTCGGTCTGCTCGAGAGTGACCCCGCCGCGGCGGCCGAACCGAGGCGCGTCATCGCCGAGGTCCTCGCCGACCATGCGCAGCAGCTCTGA
- a CDS encoding IclR family transcriptional regulator: MANAPAAGQALAVLSLLARQTEPLPAGAISRALDLPRSSTYHLLAVLREHGFVSHLAEERRYGLGVAAFELGSAYQRQAPLQRIARPILDRLVSVTTHNAHLAVLHGRDVFYVIEERAPGRPLLVTDVGVRLPATVTASGLAMLAELPAAQVRALFPHREALVQRSGKGPATVVQLRQLLTDVRNRGYALEEGTVSEGLSSVAQAATDHGGHPTAAIALTFATAEVDEPERDRLVEALGRATAALTRRLGGSPR, from the coding sequence ATGGCGAACGCCCCCGCTGCCGGGCAGGCGCTGGCAGTGCTGAGCCTGCTGGCGCGACAGACCGAGCCACTGCCGGCCGGGGCGATCAGTCGAGCCCTCGACCTGCCGCGTTCCAGCACCTACCACCTGCTGGCCGTCCTCCGTGAGCACGGTTTCGTCAGTCACCTGGCGGAGGAGCGGCGCTATGGCCTCGGTGTCGCCGCTTTCGAGCTGGGCTCGGCCTACCAACGGCAGGCGCCGTTGCAGCGGATCGCCCGGCCGATCCTGGATCGGCTGGTGTCCGTCACCACGCACAATGCCCACCTGGCGGTGCTGCACGGCCGGGACGTCTTCTACGTGATCGAGGAGCGGGCGCCCGGACGTCCACTGCTGGTGACCGATGTCGGGGTGCGGCTGCCGGCCACGGTGACCGCGAGCGGATTGGCCATGCTCGCCGAGCTGCCCGCTGCCCAGGTCCGCGCCCTCTTTCCCCACCGCGAGGCACTGGTGCAGCGCAGCGGCAAGGGTCCGGCCACAGTGGTGCAGCTGCGGCAGCTGCTGACCGACGTCCGCAACCGTGGCTACGCCCTCGAGGAGGGCACGGTCTCCGAGGGTCTGTCGTCGGTGGCGCAGGCGGCGACCGATCACGGCGGTCACCCGACAGCAGCAATCGCCTTGACGTTCGCCACTGCCGAGGTCGACGAGCCCGAACGGGATCGGCTGGTCGAGGCGCTCGGCCGGGCGACGGCGGCGCTCACCCGCAGGCTGGGCGGCTCCCCGCGCTGA
- the hutH gene encoding histidine ammonia-lyase has protein sequence MRTRSTTVTVGVGPLSFEDVVAVARHDVPVIISPGSLAEVRRSRQVVERLAVDSEPHYGVSTGFGALATRHIPVERRRQLQRSLIRSHAAGSGPEVEREVVRALMLLRISTLATGRTGIREETLQAYVAMLNAGLTPLVYEYGSLGCSGDLAPLAHCALALMGEGEVRDAAGTRKPTAEAYAAVGLTPVALAEKEGLALINGTDGMLGMLVLAITDLRRLLKVADIAAAMSVEGLLGTDNVFAADLHQLRPQPGQALSAANLRTLMRDSAIRLSHQREDCPRVQDAYSLRCSPQVAGGARDTVEHAATVAGYELAAAIDNPVVTHDGRVESNGNFHGAPLAYVLDFLAIVTADLASISERRTDRFLDVARNHGLKAFLAEDPGVDSGHMIAQYTQAAIVSELKRLAVPASVDSIPSSALQEDHVSMGWSAARKLRRAIDGLTRVLAIELITAARGLEQRAPLQPGPAAAAVITTLRQGGVGGPGADRWLAPEIETAVRLVSSGQVVEAAESVVGPLN, from the coding sequence ATGCGCACCCGCAGCACGACTGTCACCGTGGGGGTCGGCCCGCTGTCGTTCGAGGACGTCGTCGCCGTGGCCCGACACGACGTCCCGGTGATCATCTCGCCCGGATCGCTGGCGGAGGTGCGACGGTCCCGCCAGGTGGTCGAGCGTCTGGCCGTCGACAGTGAGCCGCACTACGGCGTGTCCACCGGTTTCGGGGCCCTCGCCACCCGGCACATCCCTGTCGAGCGCCGCCGGCAGCTGCAGCGCAGCCTGATCCGCTCGCATGCCGCCGGCTCCGGCCCGGAGGTCGAGCGGGAGGTGGTCCGGGCGCTGATGCTGCTGCGCATCTCCACTCTGGCGACCGGACGGACCGGCATCCGGGAGGAGACCCTGCAGGCCTACGTCGCCATGCTGAACGCCGGCCTCACTCCGCTGGTGTACGAGTACGGCAGCCTCGGCTGCTCGGGTGATCTCGCCCCGCTCGCCCACTGCGCGCTGGCCCTGATGGGGGAGGGGGAGGTACGCGATGCCGCGGGCACCCGGAAGCCGACCGCTGAGGCGTACGCCGCCGTGGGCCTCACCCCGGTAGCCCTGGCAGAGAAGGAAGGACTGGCACTGATCAACGGCACCGACGGGATGTTGGGGATGCTGGTGCTGGCGATCACCGACCTGCGCCGGCTGCTCAAGGTCGCCGACATCGCCGCGGCGATGAGCGTTGAAGGGCTGTTGGGGACCGACAACGTGTTCGCGGCGGACCTGCACCAGCTGCGGCCACAGCCGGGGCAGGCCTTGTCTGCGGCCAACCTGCGCACCCTGATGCGGGACAGCGCTATCCGGCTAAGCCACCAGCGGGAGGACTGCCCGCGGGTGCAGGACGCCTACTCGTTGCGATGCTCGCCGCAGGTGGCCGGCGGCGCCCGCGACACGGTGGAACACGCCGCAACGGTCGCCGGCTACGAGCTGGCCGCGGCGATCGACAACCCGGTCGTGACCCACGACGGCCGGGTGGAGTCCAACGGGAACTTCCACGGCGCACCGCTGGCGTATGTGCTCGACTTTCTCGCGATCGTCACAGCAGATCTGGCCAGCATCTCCGAACGGCGCACCGACCGCTTCCTCGACGTCGCCCGCAACCATGGCCTGAAAGCGTTCCTGGCCGAGGACCCCGGCGTCGACTCGGGTCACATGATCGCCCAGTACACCCAGGCCGCGATCGTGTCCGAGCTCAAGCGCCTCGCCGTACCCGCCTCGGTCGACTCCATCCCCAGCTCGGCACTGCAGGAGGACCATGTGTCGATGGGGTGGTCGGCTGCCCGCAAGCTGCGGCGAGCCATCGACGGGCTGACCCGGGTGCTGGCCATCGAGCTGATCACCGCCGCCCGCGGCCTCGAGCAGCGGGCCCCGCTGCAGCCCGGACCGGCCGCTGCCGCAGTGATCACCACACTCCGGCAGGGCGGCGTCGGCGGTCCTGGCGCCGACCGCTGGCTCGCCCCCGAGATCGAAACGGCCGTGCGGCTGGTCTCCAGCGGCCAGGTCGTCGAGGCGGCGGAGTCGGTCGTCGGACCTCTCAACTGA
- a CDS encoding urocanate hydratase produces MEGARPVRAARGSSLTAKSWTTEAPLRMLMNNLDPENAERPDDLVVYGGTGRAARDWRSFDAMVRTLTTLEPDETMLVQSGRPVGVMRTHEWAPRVILANSNLVGDWATWPEFRRLEHLGLTMYGQMTAGSWIYIGTQGIVQGTYETFAAVAEKRFKATLAGTLTLTGGCGGMGGAQPLAVTMNGGACLIVDVDLTRLDRRLRLGYLDEIADDLDHAVQKALQAKAERRAWSVGVVGNCAEVLPELLRRGVDVDIVTDQTSAHDPLSYLPIGVSIADWHDYAERKPEEFTDRARASMARHVEAMVGFLDAGAEVFDYGNSIRQEARLGGYERAFAFPGFVPAYIRPLFCEGKGPFRWVALSGESSDIAATDRAVMELFPDNDRLHKWIRGAREKVAFQGLPARICWLGYGERDRAGLRFNEMVASGELSAPIVIGRDHLDCGSVASPYRETEGMLDGSDAIADWPLLNAMINTASGASWVSIHHGGGVGIGRSIHAGQVSLADGTPLAAEKLARVLTNDPGMGVIRHVDAGYQRAQQVAAERGVRIPLTEGTADL; encoded by the coding sequence ATGGAAGGTGCCCGTCCCGTCCGCGCGGCTCGCGGCAGCAGCCTGACCGCCAAGTCATGGACCACGGAGGCCCCGCTGCGGATGCTGATGAACAACCTGGACCCGGAGAACGCCGAGCGCCCCGACGACCTCGTCGTCTACGGCGGCACCGGCAGGGCCGCCCGGGACTGGCGTTCGTTCGATGCCATGGTGCGCACATTGACCACACTGGAGCCGGACGAGACGATGCTGGTCCAGTCGGGTCGGCCGGTCGGCGTGATGCGCACCCATGAGTGGGCACCACGGGTGATCCTGGCCAACTCCAACCTGGTCGGCGACTGGGCGACCTGGCCCGAGTTCCGCCGGCTGGAGCATCTGGGCCTGACGATGTATGGACAGATGACGGCCGGGTCGTGGATCTACATCGGCACCCAGGGGATCGTGCAGGGGACGTACGAGACGTTCGCCGCGGTGGCCGAGAAGCGGTTCAAGGCGACGCTGGCCGGCACGCTCACGCTGACCGGCGGCTGTGGCGGCATGGGCGGGGCGCAGCCGTTGGCGGTGACCATGAACGGCGGTGCCTGTCTGATCGTCGATGTGGACCTGACCCGACTCGACCGCCGGCTGCGGCTCGGCTACCTCGATGAGATCGCCGACGATCTCGACCATGCCGTGCAGAAGGCGCTGCAGGCGAAGGCAGAACGCCGCGCCTGGTCGGTCGGGGTCGTCGGCAACTGCGCCGAGGTGCTGCCTGAGCTGCTGCGGCGTGGGGTGGACGTTGACATCGTGACCGACCAGACCAGCGCCCACGACCCGCTGTCGTACCTGCCGATCGGTGTCTCGATAGCTGACTGGCACGACTACGCCGAGCGCAAGCCGGAGGAGTTCACCGATCGGGCCAGAGCCTCGATGGCCCGGCACGTGGAAGCGATGGTCGGCTTCCTCGACGCCGGGGCAGAGGTCTTCGACTACGGCAACTCGATCCGGCAGGAGGCCCGACTCGGCGGGTATGAGCGGGCGTTCGCCTTCCCCGGCTTCGTCCCCGCCTACATCCGGCCGTTGTTCTGCGAGGGCAAGGGCCCGTTCCGCTGGGTCGCTCTGTCGGGCGAGTCGAGCGACATCGCCGCCACCGACAGGGCGGTGATGGAGCTCTTCCCCGACAACGACCGGCTGCACAAGTGGATCCGTGGCGCCCGGGAGAAGGTCGCCTTCCAGGGGTTGCCGGCCCGGATCTGCTGGCTCGGCTACGGTGAGCGCGACCGGGCGGGACTACGGTTCAACGAGATGGTCGCCTCGGGAGAGCTGTCCGCGCCGATCGTCATCGGGCGCGACCATCTGGACTGCGGCTCGGTCGCCAGCCCCTACCGGGAGACCGAGGGCATGCTGGACGGATCGGACGCGATCGCCGACTGGCCCCTGCTCAACGCCATGATCAACACCGCCTCCGGCGCCTCCTGGGTGTCGATCCACCATGGCGGCGGGGTCGGGATCGGCCGGTCCATTCACGCCGGACAGGTTTCGCTGGCCGACGGCACGCCGCTGGCGGCGGAGAAGCTGGCCAGGGTGCTCACCAACGATCCGGGGATGGGCGTGATCAGGCACGTCGATGCCGGCTACCAGCGGGCGCAGCAGGTCGCGGCCGAACGTGGTGTCCGGATCCCGCTCACCGAGGGCACCGCTGACCTCTGA
- a CDS encoding formimidoylglutamate deiminase, producing the protein MSSFWAPLAQLPAGVATDVRLTIVDDRLSSVETGTEPRRGDHRLAGLVLPGLADAHSHVFHRALRGRTNRGGGSFWRWREEMYAVAARLDPHSYLALARAAYAEMTLAGYTAVGEFHYLHHGPDGRRYADPNAMGRALIQAAAEAGLRLTLLDSCYFAGGLTGSGHRPAEGVQRRFTDTDVSGWAERVSALQPTQLLRIGAAVHSVRAVPRESLEAVAAVARERPLHLHLSEQRAENEAALEFYGCSPTELVHRSGLLGPDCTAVHATQLSGSDVGLLGRSGTSVCFCPTTERDLADGIGPARRLLRSGSPLVLGSDQHSMVDPFEELRGLEMHERLVSNERGRFSPAQLIEAATAAGYRSLGWPEGGRIVAGALADFVVVRTDTVRTTGSAPEEIIFAATSADVDQVVVGGETVVRNGVHRLGPVAPLLRDALEMLRPG; encoded by the coding sequence ATGTCCTCCTTCTGGGCGCCGTTGGCTCAACTGCCGGCCGGGGTGGCGACGGATGTGCGGTTGACCATCGTCGACGATCGTCTCTCCTCGGTGGAGACCGGCACCGAGCCGCGCAGAGGTGATCATCGGCTGGCCGGTCTGGTGCTGCCCGGCCTGGCCGACGCGCACAGCCACGTGTTCCACCGAGCCCTGCGCGGCCGCACCAACCGGGGTGGCGGCAGCTTCTGGAGGTGGCGGGAGGAGATGTACGCCGTCGCGGCTCGCCTCGATCCGCACTCCTACCTGGCGCTGGCTCGGGCCGCCTACGCCGAGATGACCCTGGCCGGGTACACCGCGGTGGGCGAGTTTCACTACCTGCACCACGGCCCGGATGGGCGCCGCTACGCCGATCCGAACGCCATGGGTCGGGCCCTCATCCAGGCGGCGGCAGAGGCCGGCCTGCGGCTCACCCTGCTGGACAGTTGCTACTTCGCCGGGGGCCTGACCGGGTCCGGGCATCGTCCGGCGGAGGGTGTTCAGCGCCGGTTCACCGACACCGATGTCAGCGGCTGGGCTGAACGGGTGAGTGCTCTGCAGCCGACACAGCTGCTGCGGATCGGAGCCGCCGTGCACTCGGTTCGGGCAGTGCCCAGGGAATCCCTCGAGGCCGTTGCGGCAGTGGCCCGCGAGCGACCGCTGCATCTGCATCTGAGTGAGCAACGCGCCGAGAACGAGGCTGCGCTGGAGTTCTACGGGTGCAGCCCGACCGAGCTGGTGCACCGGTCCGGCCTGCTCGGGCCCGACTGCACGGCCGTTCATGCGACGCAGCTCAGCGGGTCGGACGTCGGGCTGCTCGGGCGGTCAGGGACGAGTGTCTGCTTCTGCCCGACCACCGAACGTGATCTGGCCGACGGCATAGGACCGGCGCGCCGACTGCTCCGGTCCGGTAGTCCGTTGGTCCTCGGGTCCGACCAGCACAGCATGGTGGATCCCTTCGAGGAGCTGCGCGGGCTGGAGATGCACGAGCGGCTGGTCAGCAACGAACGCGGCCGGTTCAGCCCGGCGCAGCTGATCGAGGCGGCCACCGCGGCCGGCTACCGCAGCCTGGGATGGCCCGAGGGCGGCCGGATCGTCGCCGGTGCCCTGGCCGACTTCGTGGTCGTACGCACAGATACCGTACGGACGACCGGGTCCGCCCCGGAGGAGATCATCTTCGCTGCGACCTCCGCTGATGTTGATCAAGTGGTGGTCGGCGGCGAGACGGTGGTGCGCAATGGTGTCCACCGGCTCGGCCCGGTCGCCCCGTTGCTCCGCGACGCATTGGAGATGCTGCGGCCGGGATGA